In Brassica napus cultivar Da-Ae chromosome C2, Da-Ae, whole genome shotgun sequence, the sequence ATAAGTGTCCCACATAGAGCAACACCATTGACCGCCGCCGCCACTTCTGGTGGGAGTGTTCCCGGCTTCTCTGCACCCACCTTGTGGTAGTAGATGCGACCTAAAAGCTTTGTGACCAATGCAATGCTAAATAAATCGTAGGCATCGGTGAAGAAACCCATACCGGCGATAATAATTGCCGTGAAATGGTAAAGCTGTGTTTTGGCTACATCGAGTGCCTTGAGCACTCCTAACTGGTTATTTCCAGACATTGACTTTTCTTCAAGATTATCTACAAAGACAATAACAAACA encodes:
- the LOC106409832 gene encoding probable inorganic phosphate transporter 1-2 produces the protein MFVIVFVDNLEEKSMSGNNQLGVLKALDVAKTQLYHFTAIIIAGMGFFTDAYDLFSIALVTKLLGRIYYHKVGAEKPGTLPPEVAAAVNGVALCGTLMGQLFFGWLGDKLGRKKVYGITLIMMVVCSVASGLSFGNNSKGVMTTLCLFRYYKEI